In the Methylomonas rhizoryzae genome, one interval contains:
- the cysT gene encoding sulfate ABC transporter permease subunit CysT, whose amino-acid sequence MPQSYIMPGFKPALGFTLLYLTLIVLIPLSALLLKSLQLSPDQYWALLTNKRVLASFQVSFGASLLAAAVAAALGFCIAWTLVRYPFPGKKLFDALIDLPFALPTAVAGIVLATLYEPKGWIGSWLLQAFGIHVAYKPLGIVVALIFIGLPFVVRTVEPVLQEFDSAMEEAAASLGAGRLQTFLKVIFPNVLPSAITGFALAFARGVGEYGSVIFIAGNMPYVSEIVPLLIITKLEQYDYAGATAIGLTMLLLSFLLLLLVNSLQWWVRRRGGQL is encoded by the coding sequence ATGCCTCAAAGCTACATCATGCCCGGATTCAAACCGGCACTGGGTTTCACCCTGCTGTATCTGACCCTGATCGTGCTGATACCGCTGAGCGCCTTGCTGCTGAAATCCTTGCAACTCAGCCCGGACCAATATTGGGCGCTACTGACCAATAAGCGGGTACTGGCTTCGTTTCAGGTCAGCTTCGGCGCCTCGCTGCTGGCCGCCGCCGTCGCCGCTGCGCTGGGATTCTGCATTGCCTGGACCCTGGTGCGCTATCCCTTCCCCGGCAAGAAGCTGTTCGACGCGTTGATAGATCTGCCGTTCGCGCTGCCGACCGCGGTCGCCGGCATCGTATTGGCGACGCTGTACGAGCCCAAAGGCTGGATAGGCAGCTGGTTGCTGCAAGCCTTCGGCATACACGTGGCTTATAAACCCTTGGGGATAGTCGTGGCGCTGATTTTCATCGGCCTGCCGTTCGTGGTGCGCACCGTAGAACCGGTGTTGCAGGAGTTCGACAGCGCAATGGAGGAAGCCGCTGCCAGCTTGGGCGCCGGCCGCTTGCAAACCTTTTTGAAAGTGATTTTCCCCAACGTGCTGCCGTCGGCCATCACCGGCTTCGCGTTAGCATTCGCCCGCGGTGTCGGCGAATACGGCTCGGTGATTTTCATTGCCGGCAACATGCCGTACGTGTCGGAAATCGTGCCGCTGTTGATCATTACCAAACTGGAACAGTACGACTATGCCGGCGCCACCGCAATCGGTTTGACGATGTTGTTACTGTCGTTTTTGTTGCTGCTTTTGGTTAACAGCCTGCAGTGGTGGGTACGCCGCCGCGGCGGGCAATTGTAA
- the cysW gene encoding sulfate ABC transporter permease subunit CysW: protein MSTSTAYFNRRSAQTADPAWLRYVLIAVTLGVIGLFLILPLAAVLLEAFAKGWSAYADSLGQPDTLAAIRLTLLTAAIAVPLTAWFGICAAWAIARFEFRGKSLLLTLIDLPFSVSPVIAGLIYVLVFGAQGWLGPWLSAHDIKIIFAVPGIVLATLFVTFPFVARELIPLMQEIGHEEEEAALSLGASAWQMFFKVTLPNVKWGLLYGVLLCNARAMGEFGAVSVVSGHIRGLTNTLPLHVEVSYNEYQFVGAFAGASVLASLAVLTLLAKTALEWRQRKTLKALRAGRLPD, encoded by the coding sequence GTGAGTACTTCGACTGCCTATTTCAATCGCCGCAGCGCGCAAACCGCCGATCCCGCCTGGCTGCGTTATGTCTTGATCGCCGTTACCTTGGGCGTGATCGGCCTGTTTTTGATCCTGCCATTGGCCGCGGTGCTATTGGAAGCTTTCGCCAAAGGCTGGTCGGCCTACGCGGACAGTCTCGGCCAGCCGGACACGTTGGCCGCAATACGTCTGACCCTGTTAACGGCAGCTATTGCCGTGCCGTTGACCGCCTGGTTCGGCATTTGCGCGGCCTGGGCCATCGCCCGCTTCGAATTTCGCGGCAAAAGCCTGTTGCTGACCCTGATCGATTTGCCGTTTTCGGTTTCGCCGGTCATCGCCGGCCTGATTTACGTGCTGGTATTCGGCGCCCAAGGCTGGCTGGGCCCGTGGCTGTCCGCGCACGACATCAAAATCATTTTCGCGGTGCCCGGCATCGTGCTGGCCACGCTATTCGTGACCTTTCCGTTCGTGGCCCGCGAATTGATTCCGTTGATGCAGGAAATCGGCCACGAAGAAGAGGAAGCCGCCTTGTCGTTGGGCGCCAGCGCTTGGCAAATGTTTTTCAAAGTCACCTTGCCCAACGTCAAATGGGGCTTGCTGTACGGCGTGTTGCTGTGCAATGCCCGAGCGATGGGCGAATTCGGCGCGGTCTCGGTGGTTTCCGGTCACATTCGCGGTTTGACCAACACCCTGCCGCTGCACGTTGAAGTCAGCTACAACGAATACCAATTCGTCGGCGCCTTCGCCGGCGCTTCGGTGCTGGCCAGCCTGGCCGTACTGACGCTGCTGGCCAAAACCGCGCTGGAATGGCGGCAACGCAAAACCTTGAAGGCTTTACGCGCCGGCCGTCTACCCGATTAA
- a CDS encoding sulfate/molybdate ABC transporter ATP-binding protein has translation MSIRLKHISKQFGAFNALHDISLDIPEGELVALLGPSGCGKTTLLRIIAGLETADRGEIYLLGDNVTAQPVKERRIGFVFQHYALFRHMTVFDNIAFGLRVKPRKLRPSEAQIRDKVHALLQLVQLDWLHDRFPEQLSGGQRQRIALARALAVEPSVLLLDEPFGALDASVRKDLRLWLRHLHQELNVTSIFVTHDQEEAMEVASQIVVLNHGKIEQKGSPGEIYDHPHSDFVSRFIGHTNVLHFGRDDAPWLQNIDLAVGDKQGNVAHVRPHHIEVNKADHSPIRVKDWQHLGGFIRLELQREDPSDPNATLYAEVADEQFKTLNLQKGQPVKLRIKQARWFA, from the coding sequence ATGAGCATACGTTTAAAACACATCAGCAAACAATTCGGCGCTTTCAACGCGTTGCACGACATCAGCCTGGATATCCCGGAAGGGGAACTGGTGGCCTTGTTGGGCCCGTCCGGCTGCGGAAAAACCACGCTGTTGCGCATCATAGCCGGTCTGGAAACCGCCGACCGGGGCGAAATCTACCTGCTCGGCGACAATGTCACCGCACAACCGGTCAAAGAACGCCGAATAGGTTTCGTATTTCAACATTACGCCTTGTTCCGGCACATGACGGTGTTCGACAACATCGCCTTCGGCTTAAGGGTCAAGCCGCGCAAATTGCGCCCCAGCGAAGCGCAAATCAGAGACAAAGTGCACGCCTTATTGCAGTTGGTGCAATTGGATTGGCTGCACGACCGGTTTCCGGAGCAACTGTCCGGCGGCCAGCGGCAAAGGATAGCCCTGGCCCGCGCCTTGGCCGTGGAACCCTCCGTATTGTTGCTGGACGAACCGTTCGGCGCGTTGGACGCCAGCGTGCGCAAAGACTTGCGGCTGTGGTTGCGGCATTTGCATCAGGAACTGAACGTTACCAGCATTTTCGTAACCCACGATCAGGAAGAAGCCATGGAAGTCGCCAGCCAAATCGTGGTGTTGAACCACGGCAAAATCGAGCAAAAAGGCAGCCCCGGCGAAATTTACGACCACCCGCACAGCGATTTCGTCTCGCGCTTCATCGGTCATACCAACGTACTGCACTTCGGCCGGGACGATGCGCCGTGGTTGCAAAACATAGACCTGGCTGTAGGCGACAAACAGGGCAACGTCGCCCATGTGCGTCCGCACCATATCGAAGTCAACAAAGCGGACCATTCGCCGATCCGGGTTAAGGACTGGCAGCATTTGGGCGGCTTCATCCGCCTGGAATTGCAACGGGAAGACCCTAGCGACCCAAATGCCACGCTGTACGCCGAGGTGGCGGACGAGCAATTTAAAACCCTTAACTTGCAAAAAGGCCAGCCGGTCAAACTGCGCATCAAGCAAGCGCGTTGGTTTGCCTAG
- a CDS encoding LysR substrate-binding domain-containing protein: MNFSQLELLRVLQATAFNLSKAGDKLNIVQSAASRQIQLLEDELGNPLLHRTGKKIVGFTRLGERVLAQIEAIELAKRNILSIAREYKNHRDGELRIATTHTQAKYFLPGPIRRFRQQFPHIRIYMVQASPHQIVDLLHQHEADIAICTEKLDEDEQLAVVPCYEWHHIAVVPHGHPFAEQAVSLQNLASHPLLTYSPGYTGYSNIAKAFQQAGLQLNAVLSAADSDVIKTYVRQGAGVGIIAGTSYESALDGDLLRVDLSSLIPHSQTKIAYLKPLYLPGFLQHFLQLLQDGNAGATNVKPLRQMRSA; encoded by the coding sequence ATGAACTTTAGCCAATTGGAATTGCTGCGGGTATTGCAAGCCACCGCTTTCAACTTGTCCAAAGCCGGCGACAAATTGAATATCGTGCAATCGGCCGCCAGCCGACAAATTCAGTTGTTGGAAGACGAACTGGGTAATCCTTTGCTACACCGAACCGGCAAGAAAATCGTCGGCTTCACTCGGCTGGGCGAACGGGTGCTGGCGCAAATCGAGGCGATCGAACTGGCTAAACGCAATATTCTGAGCATCGCCAGGGAATACAAAAATCACAGAGACGGCGAATTGCGCATCGCCACTACTCATACTCAGGCCAAATATTTTCTACCCGGCCCTATCCGCCGTTTTCGCCAGCAATTTCCGCACATCCGAATTTACATGGTACAAGCGTCGCCGCATCAAATCGTCGACTTGCTGCACCAGCACGAGGCGGATATCGCGATATGCACCGAAAAACTGGACGAAGACGAACAGTTGGCGGTAGTGCCTTGTTACGAATGGCACCATATCGCCGTGGTACCGCACGGTCACCCGTTCGCGGAGCAAGCGGTCAGCCTGCAAAACCTGGCATCTCACCCGCTCTTGACTTACTCGCCGGGCTATACGGGTTACAGCAACATCGCCAAAGCCTTTCAACAAGCGGGCTTGCAGTTGAATGCGGTACTGTCGGCGGCCGATTCCGACGTGATCAAAACCTATGTTCGGCAAGGCGCAGGAGTGGGCATCATTGCCGGTACTTCATACGAAAGCGCGCTGGACGGCGATTTACTGCGCGTGGATTTATCGTCGCTCATCCCGCACTCGCAAACCAAAATCGCCTATTTGAAACCGCTGTATTTGCCGGGCTTTCTGCAACATTTTTTACAACTCTTACAAGACGGCAACGCCGGCGCCACCAACGTGAAGCCGCTACGGCAAATGCGTAGCGCTTAG
- a CDS encoding HDOD domain-containing protein codes for MNAASLVKQVDNVFSLPDIVVRVNQLLMAPEPDFAELEATILHDPGLTAAILKMVNSALYSFPSKIDTLSRAISIIGLNDLKAIVIGTSVTQQFKDIASELVNMDIFWNHSVVRAILAKDLAVRLKLGNTERFFIAGLLSCLGKLILYSRFPAESAKVIGSGELDEMALAKAEQAEFGFDYCEVSAELLKAWQLPADIWELIAYQLKPMDCAERQTDACVMHVALAVSSTIQPSVGHEICDIRTRIAAQDFLPGVLERLELSVEEIADVADEAMFQSLDVISILRPQSMSIY; via the coding sequence ATGAACGCAGCATCGTTAGTTAAACAAGTCGACAACGTGTTTTCGTTGCCTGATATCGTGGTCAGGGTCAATCAACTGCTGATGGCGCCGGAGCCGGATTTTGCCGAGCTGGAAGCCACGATATTACACGATCCCGGCCTGACCGCTGCCATATTGAAAATGGTCAATAGCGCGCTATATAGTTTTCCGAGCAAAATCGACACCTTGTCCAGGGCGATTTCCATCATCGGGCTGAACGATCTGAAAGCCATCGTCATCGGCACTTCGGTTACTCAGCAATTCAAGGATATTGCCTCCGAATTGGTGAATATGGATATTTTCTGGAACCACAGCGTGGTGCGGGCGATATTGGCCAAAGATTTGGCGGTGCGCTTAAAGTTAGGGAATACGGAACGGTTTTTTATTGCCGGCTTATTGAGCTGTCTGGGCAAGTTGATTTTGTACAGCCGTTTTCCGGCCGAGTCGGCCAAGGTAATAGGCAGCGGCGAATTGGACGAAATGGCGCTGGCCAAAGCCGAACAAGCCGAATTCGGTTTCGATTACTGCGAAGTCAGCGCCGAGCTATTGAAAGCCTGGCAATTACCGGCCGACATCTGGGAATTGATTGCCTACCAGCTAAAACCCATGGACTGCGCGGAGAGACAGACCGACGCTTGCGTGATGCACGTCGCGCTGGCGGTTTCCAGCACGATTCAACCTTCGGTCGGACACGAAATCTGCGATATTCGTACCCGCATCGCGGCACAGGATTTTTTGCCGGGGGTTTTGGAACGTTTAGAACTTAGCGTCGAGGAAATCGCCGACGTCGCCGACGAAGCGATGTTCCAATCCTTGGACGTAATTTCCATTTTGCGCCCGCAAAGCATGAGCATTTACTAA
- a CDS encoding ATP-binding protein produces the protein MPQYQPLTDVLQVLTERLLASENVILSGHRRIGKTQLMQYLEANAPEAFLPTYVIVESADTVDEFYRKLLSHLVDQSFLNRWDALGWQISSRFKTINVQEVGKSVRFGDAKALDYHAEFCRLLEHLEPGRPIVLMLDEFPQALENIRENAGIQHVRKLLTTQRELRQEPRYKGKIRFLYAGSIGLQNVVEGMGFTKHINDLREIKMRPFRRDEARDYLQCLLDKKSLQANDTWLETVMDRIDWLAPFYISLLVDELHASPLAEQHIDEAFQAMIGHRHNFEHWHNRLKPQALTKQEYRFCKTLLSLAADPERLGIDYGEACNLAVQHEVIDKVSRLLNILQHDGYLARDEYNRLRFISPVLRAWWWKEIAN, from the coding sequence GTGCCTCAATACCAACCTCTAACCGATGTGTTGCAAGTGCTGACCGAGCGTTTGCTTGCAAGTGAAAACGTCATTCTCAGCGGTCATCGCCGCATCGGCAAAACCCAGTTAATGCAATATCTGGAAGCCAATGCGCCGGAGGCTTTTCTTCCGACTTACGTGATCGTGGAATCGGCGGATACCGTCGACGAGTTCTATCGAAAGTTGCTTTCTCATTTGGTCGATCAAAGTTTTTTGAATCGTTGGGACGCCTTGGGATGGCAAATCAGTAGCCGCTTCAAAACGATCAACGTGCAAGAGGTGGGTAAAAGCGTCAGGTTCGGCGATGCCAAGGCGCTGGATTATCACGCCGAGTTTTGCCGATTACTGGAACATCTTGAACCGGGCCGGCCCATCGTATTGATGCTGGACGAATTTCCGCAGGCCTTGGAAAACATTCGCGAAAACGCAGGCATTCAGCACGTGCGCAAGTTATTGACCACTCAGCGCGAACTACGGCAAGAGCCCCGCTACAAAGGCAAAATCCGGTTCCTATATGCCGGCTCCATCGGCTTGCAAAACGTCGTGGAGGGCATGGGGTTTACCAAACACATCAACGACCTGCGCGAAATCAAAATGCGCCCGTTCCGCCGCGACGAGGCTCGGGATTATTTGCAGTGTTTACTGGATAAAAAATCGCTACAAGCCAACGACACCTGGCTGGAAACGGTGATGGATCGTATCGATTGGCTGGCGCCGTTTTACATCAGTTTGCTGGTCGACGAACTTCACGCATCGCCGCTGGCGGAACAACATATCGACGAGGCTTTTCAAGCCATGATCGGCCATCGCCACAACTTCGAGCACTGGCACAACCGGCTAAAGCCGCAAGCGCTCACCAAACAGGAATACCGTTTCTGCAAAACCCTGCTTAGCTTGGCGGCCGACCCGGAGCGCCTGGGTATCGATTACGGCGAAGCCTGCAATTTGGCGGTGCAACACGAAGTCATCGACAAAGTGTCCCGCTTGTTGAACATCCTGCAACACGACGGCTATCTGGCTCGCGACGAATACAACCGTTTGCGTTTCATCTCCCCGGTGCTGCGCGCCTGGTGGTGGAAAGAAATCGCCAACTGA